Proteins encoded by one window of Nisaea sp.:
- the tolR gene encoding protein TolR, whose product MAASMIGNGRGARGRYRPLSEINVTPLVDVMLVLLIVFMVTAPLLTVGVPVDLPKTKAAQLTDEVEPLVVSVNAEGVIFLQDTEVPRENLVPRLNAVTGQRPDVRIFVRGDKSIQYGTVMEVMGLISSAGFKKVALLAEIPDSKGTR is encoded by the coding sequence ATGGCCGCTTCCATGATCGGAAACGGGCGGGGCGCGCGAGGGCGCTATCGTCCGCTGAGCGAGATCAACGTGACGCCGCTGGTCGATGTCATGCTGGTGCTGCTGATCGTCTTCATGGTCACCGCGCCGTTGCTGACGGTCGGTGTGCCGGTCGATTTGCCGAAAACAAAGGCGGCGCAGCTGACGGATGAGGTCGAGCCGTTGGTTGTTTCGGTGAACGCGGAGGGTGTGATCTTCCTGCAGGACACCGAAGTGCCAAGGGAAAATCTGGTACCGAGGCTGAACGCCGTCACCGGGCAGCGCCCGGATGTGCGGATCTTTGTGCGCGGCGACAAGTCGATCCAGTATGGCACCGTGATGGAGGTCATGGGGCTGATCAGCTCCGCCGGCTTCAAGAAGGTCGCGCTATTGGCCGAAATTCCGGACAGCAAGGGGACGCGCTGA
- the ftsH gene encoding ATP-dependent zinc metalloprotease FtsH, which produces MNNFGKNLALWIIVGVLLVALFNLFQSSNKPGGYPNFAFSDFLSSVESGRVTDVVIQGNTIKGHFSDGRTFATYAPNDPGLVDRLKEGGVRIAAAPPEEGMSGLLGILISWFPMLLFIGVWIFFMRQMQGGGGKAMGFGKSRARLLTEKVGRVTFDDVAGIDEAKTELEEIVEFLKDPQRFQRLGGKIPKGCLLVGPPGTGKTLLARAIAGEANVPFFTISGSDFVEMFVGVGASRVRDMFEQGKKNAPCIIFIDEIDAVGRHRGAGLGGGNDEREQTLNQLLVEMDGFEANEGVILIAATNRPDVLDPALLRPGRFDRQVVVPNPDILGRERILKVHMRKVPLGPDVDAKVIARGTPGFSGADLANLVNEAALLAARKGKRVVAMAEFEEAKDKVMMGAERRSMVMTDEEKALTAYHEAGHAVVALHCPDSDPIHKATIIPRGRALGMVMRLPEGDRISLSRAKLYADLQVACGGRLAEELVFGEERVTTGASSDIRMVSDMARRMVTEWGLSDKLGFLAYSQDQQEVFLGHSVTQQKNVSDATAKVIDEEIRRIVDGAYSDARRILEENYNELETLAKGLLEYETLSGDEIKALLAGESLVKNNKEDGPKPGAGRRSSVPTGGKEDTGKTGGGLEPDPQPGE; this is translated from the coding sequence GTGAACAATTTCGGCAAGAATCTCGCACTCTGGATTATCGTAGGCGTCCTGCTCGTGGCGCTATTCAATCTATTCCAAAGTTCGAACAAACCTGGTGGATATCCGAATTTTGCATTTTCGGATTTTCTTAGCTCGGTGGAGTCCGGTCGGGTAACCGACGTCGTGATCCAGGGCAATACCATCAAGGGTCACTTCAGCGACGGGCGCACTTTTGCGACCTACGCCCCGAACGATCCTGGTCTGGTGGACCGGCTCAAGGAAGGGGGCGTGCGGATTGCCGCTGCGCCGCCTGAAGAGGGCATGTCCGGCCTGCTCGGCATCCTGATTTCCTGGTTCCCGATGCTGCTGTTCATCGGTGTGTGGATCTTCTTCATGCGCCAGATGCAGGGCGGCGGCGGCAAGGCCATGGGCTTTGGCAAGAGCCGCGCCCGGCTGCTGACGGAGAAAGTCGGACGCGTAACTTTTGACGATGTCGCCGGTATTGACGAAGCCAAGACCGAGCTTGAAGAGATCGTCGAGTTCCTGAAGGACCCGCAGCGCTTCCAGCGCCTCGGCGGCAAGATTCCTAAGGGCTGTCTTCTGGTGGGCCCTCCGGGTACCGGTAAGACGCTGCTTGCTCGCGCCATCGCCGGCGAAGCAAATGTGCCCTTCTTCACCATTTCCGGTTCCGACTTCGTCGAGATGTTCGTTGGCGTCGGCGCCAGCCGAGTCCGCGACATGTTCGAGCAGGGCAAGAAGAACGCACCCTGCATCATCTTCATCGATGAAATCGACGCTGTCGGCCGTCATCGCGGCGCCGGTCTTGGCGGCGGAAATGACGAGCGTGAGCAGACCCTGAACCAGTTGCTGGTCGAGATGGACGGTTTCGAGGCGAATGAGGGCGTGATCCTGATCGCTGCCACCAACCGCCCGGACGTGCTTGACCCCGCGCTGCTGCGTCCCGGCCGCTTCGACCGTCAGGTCGTGGTGCCGAACCCGGATATCCTGGGCCGTGAGCGCATCCTGAAAGTGCATATGCGCAAGGTTCCGTTGGGTCCGGATGTGGACGCCAAGGTTATCGCGCGCGGTACGCCGGGCTTCTCCGGCGCCGATCTTGCGAACCTCGTTAACGAAGCTGCCCTGCTCGCCGCCCGCAAGGGCAAGCGCGTGGTCGCCATGGCCGAGTTCGAGGAAGCCAAGGACAAGGTCATGATGGGGGCGGAACGCCGCTCCATGGTCATGACCGACGAGGAAAAGGCGCTGACGGCCTATCATGAAGCCGGCCACGCCGTGGTTGCGCTGCATTGCCCGGACAGCGATCCGATCCACAAGGCGACGATCATCCCGCGCGGCCGCGCCCTTGGTATGGTCATGCGTCTGCCGGAAGGCGACCGGATCTCGCTGTCCCGTGCCAAGCTCTATGCGGACCTGCAGGTCGCCTGTGGCGGCCGGCTTGCCGAGGAGCTTGTCTTCGGTGAAGAGCGGGTCACAACCGGTGCATCCTCCGATATCCGGATGGTCTCGGACATGGCGCGCCGCATGGTCACCGAGTGGGGCCTCAGCGACAAACTCGGCTTCCTGGCCTATTCGCAGGACCAGCAGGAAGTCTTCCTCGGTCATTCCGTGACCCAGCAGAAGAACGTTTCCGATGCGACCGCGAAGGTGATCGACGAGGAAATCCGCCGGATCGTGGATGGCGCCTACAGCGATGCCCGTCGAATTCTGGAAGAAAACTACAACGAGCTGGAAACGCTGGCGAAGGGGCTGCTCGAATACGAGACCCTCTCGGGCGACGAAATCAAAGCCCTGCTCGCTGGCGAAAGCCTGGTGAAGAACAACAAGGAAGACGGACCGAAGCCCGGGGCCGGCCGCCGTTCGTCGGTGCCGACCGGCGGCAAGGAAGACACTGGGAAGACCGGTGGGGGCCTAGAGCCCGATCCGCAGCCCGGCGAGTAA
- the ybgF gene encoding tol-pal system protein YbgF, with protein sequence MTSRFVFGGARTIGAAALMVLALTALPAAAQDVQNLLNRIDRMERDMQDLQRQLYRGSGTGITATPVTPAPITSGTSTTSAAAGNQSAGFDTSYAARVEVRLQQLETLIRSLTGKIEEVEFEVEQNSGRIDRLVRDIDFRLQALERGGVPLQTGSVRDNSNNAAAEPASTETPAAGQGQGVLGYLKQSEVKSLDNAPAPATEAKQPPAPARAPETVASAPSAVPQQILPDGSPEEQYKHAFAYLQKQDFQSAEQALSAFLERHPKSPLAGNAIYWLGETYYVRKDFANAAKTFAKGYTEYSGSSKTADNLLKLGFSLARMDRKEDACVTFDQLKTDFPNASANIKRRAETERQRIGC encoded by the coding sequence ATGACGAGCCGGTTCGTATTTGGCGGAGCACGCACGATTGGTGCTGCGGCCCTTATGGTCCTCGCCCTGACGGCGCTGCCGGCAGCCGCGCAGGACGTCCAGAACTTGCTGAACCGTATCGACCGGATGGAGCGCGACATGCAGGACCTGCAGCGCCAGCTCTATCGCGGCAGCGGCACAGGCATCACGGCGACACCTGTGACCCCGGCACCGATCACGTCCGGGACGTCAACGACCTCGGCCGCCGCGGGCAATCAGAGCGCAGGCTTTGATACAAGCTATGCCGCCCGTGTCGAAGTCCGTCTGCAACAGCTTGAAACCCTGATCCGCTCTCTCACCGGTAAGATCGAGGAAGTTGAGTTCGAGGTGGAACAGAATTCCGGCCGTATCGACCGGCTGGTGCGAGACATTGATTTCAGGCTCCAGGCGCTTGAGCGTGGCGGTGTTCCCTTACAGACAGGATCCGTGCGGGACAACTCTAACAATGCCGCGGCTGAACCGGCGTCGACGGAGACGCCGGCCGCGGGGCAGGGGCAAGGCGTTCTGGGCTATCTGAAGCAGTCCGAGGTCAAGTCTCTCGATAATGCGCCGGCTCCCGCCACGGAGGCTAAACAGCCTCCTGCGCCTGCCAGAGCTCCCGAGACCGTCGCAAGCGCGCCTTCGGCTGTTCCCCAGCAGATCCTGCCCGACGGCTCTCCCGAAGAGCAGTACAAGCACGCCTTTGCCTATCTGCAGAAGCAGGACTTCCAATCTGCCGAGCAGGCGCTCAGCGCATTCCTCGAACGTCATCCAAAAAGCCCGCTGGCCGGTAATGCGATCTACTGGCTGGGGGAGACCTACTATGTGCGTAAGGATTTCGCCAATGCGGCCAAGACCTTCGCCAAGGGCTATACGGAATACTCGGGAAGCTCCAAGACCGCGGATAATCTGCTGAAACTCGGTTTCTCTCTGGCCCGGATGGATCGGAAGGAAGATGCCTGCGTCACCTTCGATCAGCTGAAGACCGACTTCCCGAACGCTTCCGCCAATATCAAGCGCCGGGCGGAGACGGAACGGCAGCGGATCGGCTGCTAG
- the tilS gene encoding tRNA lysidine(34) synthetase TilS, with protein sequence MKPVSDSEFEALLKDADPALASAGPSVFIAGVSGGADSMALCMMLARWCSARGHRLVAVTVDHALRADSAAEARRVSGWSAARGIEHEILTWRGVKPAAGLQAAARSARFALLTDHALSVGAQALFLAHHMQDQAETMAMRLARGSGPDGLAGIRTRQMRGGIAVLRPLLNLPPVRLRAHCLAEAQAWVEDPSNRDRRFERVRVRQGAQGMAEVGLDARQLNRLARVFGRLRDWSESRLAGFLTEFADLDPRGFAVLDLSAALNLPLPLRAKLFSGLLQSIGGLDYPPRAERMKRFLRRLDDGVGDPVTLGGCLVWRGRADRLWIARETPRETGPEMLRSQGVSRWDGRFDVTWSGAQPAWIHMLERRGERRLRLTGAAAKASMSLPAGIRASLPAVTDLDGRLFAPHLSDTWTSRRPLEAGLFHIEFRPAVPWVADAFRASRDDRAATTD encoded by the coding sequence TTGAAACCAGTCTCGGACTCTGAATTCGAGGCGCTTCTCAAGGACGCCGATCCGGCGCTCGCCTCTGCCGGACCTTCAGTCTTTATTGCCGGAGTGTCGGGCGGCGCGGACAGCATGGCTCTATGCATGATGCTGGCGCGCTGGTGCAGTGCCCGAGGGCATCGTCTCGTTGCCGTAACTGTTGATCACGCGCTGCGAGCGGACTCCGCTGCGGAAGCCCGTCGGGTATCTGGCTGGTCGGCGGCGCGCGGGATCGAACACGAGATCCTGACATGGCGCGGGGTGAAACCGGCTGCCGGATTGCAGGCGGCAGCCCGTTCGGCGCGGTTTGCGCTTCTGACGGATCATGCGCTGTCTGTGGGCGCCCAAGCACTATTCCTCGCACACCATATGCAGGATCAGGCCGAGACCATGGCGATGCGCCTTGCGCGCGGCAGCGGCCCCGACGGGCTGGCCGGTATCCGGACAAGGCAGATGCGTGGTGGCATTGCTGTCCTGCGCCCGTTGTTGAACCTGCCGCCGGTCCGGCTCCGCGCTCATTGCCTCGCCGAGGCGCAAGCCTGGGTCGAGGACCCGAGTAACCGTGACCGGCGTTTCGAACGGGTTCGGGTTCGTCAGGGCGCGCAGGGAATGGCAGAAGTCGGGCTGGATGCGCGCCAACTCAATCGCCTTGCGCGGGTATTCGGACGGCTGAGGGACTGGAGTGAGTCCCGACTGGCAGGCTTTCTGACTGAGTTCGCTGACCTGGACCCGCGCGGATTCGCCGTGCTCGATCTTTCTGCTGCTCTGAATTTGCCGCTGCCATTGCGTGCCAAGCTGTTCTCCGGATTGCTGCAATCGATCGGCGGGCTGGATTATCCGCCACGCGCAGAGCGGATGAAGCGTTTTTTGAGGCGGCTGGATGATGGCGTTGGCGATCCTGTCACACTCGGAGGCTGCCTCGTCTGGCGCGGCCGGGCGGACAGGCTCTGGATTGCCAGGGAAACACCGCGAGAAACCGGCCCGGAAATGCTGCGGAGCCAGGGTGTGAGCCGTTGGGACGGACGTTTTGACGTCACCTGGTCAGGTGCGCAGCCGGCCTGGATTCACATGCTGGAACGCAGGGGTGAGCGCCGTTTACGGCTGACCGGGGCGGCCGCGAAGGCCTCCATGTCACTTCCAGCGGGCATTCGCGCGTCACTTCCTGCTGTAACTGACCTTGACGGGCGTCTCTTTGCCCCCCACCTTTCGGACACATGGACAAGTCGGCGGCCCTTGGAAGCTGGTTTGTTCCACATTGAATTTCGTCCAGCTGTGCCATGGGTAGCCGACGCTTTCCGGGCCAGCAGGGATGACAGGGCCGCGACGACAGACTAA
- the tolB gene encoding Tol-Pal system beta propeller repeat protein TolB codes for MLWRWVLPALLLVLLATGPARAELRIDITQGKVDPLPVAVSEFTGNNAESAQIGRDIAAVIAANLERSGLFAPIDNAAFIQRNVSLSALPRFGDWRLINAQALVHGAVSFEASGAVKVEFRLWDVFAEQQMVANAYTTVPANWRRVAHIISDAIYQRMTGESGYFDTRVVYIAESGPPDRRTKRLAIMDQDGANHRFLTDGKDLVLTPRFSPTLQEITYLAYYNDKPRVYIFNIETGQQEVLGDFPGMTFAPRFSPDGNRVIMSMARNGITDIYTMDLATRRVRRLTDSPSIDTSPTFAPDGGQVTFNSDRGGSQQIYVMDANGSNVRRISFGKGRYATPVWSPRGDLIAFTKIVGGQFYIGVMRPDGTGERLLSQGYLVEAPTWAPNGRVLIYFKQFPSDSSGRGGKTKLYSVDLTGYNEREIVTPVDASDPAWSPLIP; via the coding sequence ATGCTTTGGCGGTGGGTGCTGCCGGCTCTGCTGCTGGTACTTCTTGCAACAGGCCCTGCCCGGGCCGAGCTGAGGATCGACATCACCCAGGGCAAGGTCGATCCTTTGCCGGTGGCGGTCTCCGAGTTCACCGGCAACAATGCCGAGAGCGCGCAGATAGGCCGGGATATTGCGGCTGTGATTGCGGCCAACCTGGAGCGCTCCGGTCTGTTCGCCCCGATCGACAACGCCGCCTTTATCCAGCGCAATGTATCGCTGAGCGCGTTGCCCCGGTTTGGTGACTGGCGCCTGATCAATGCGCAGGCACTGGTGCACGGCGCGGTGAGCTTTGAGGCGAGCGGTGCTGTGAAAGTTGAGTTCCGTCTCTGGGACGTCTTTGCCGAGCAGCAGATGGTGGCAAACGCCTACACCACGGTTCCGGCGAACTGGCGCCGTGTCGCCCATATCATCTCCGACGCGATCTACCAGCGCATGACTGGTGAATCCGGCTATTTCGATACCCGTGTCGTTTATATTGCCGAAAGCGGTCCGCCGGACCGCCGGACCAAGCGGCTGGCGATCATGGATCAGGACGGTGCGAACCACCGTTTCCTGACAGACGGCAAGGATCTCGTACTGACGCCGCGCTTCTCGCCGACGCTGCAGGAAATCACCTATCTCGCGTATTATAACGACAAGCCGCGGGTCTATATTTTCAACATTGAAACCGGGCAGCAGGAAGTGCTGGGCGACTTCCCTGGCATGACCTTCGCGCCGCGTTTCTCGCCGGATGGCAACCGGGTGATCATGAGTATGGCCCGGAACGGCATCACCGACATTTACACGATGGATCTCGCTACCCGGCGGGTGCGTCGCCTGACCGATAGCCCGTCAATCGATACATCGCCGACCTTCGCGCCGGATGGAGGTCAGGTTACCTTCAACTCCGACCGTGGCGGCAGCCAGCAGATCTACGTGATGGATGCGAACGGCAGCAATGTGAGGCGAATCAGTTTTGGTAAAGGGCGCTATGCAACGCCGGTCTGGTCTCCGCGCGGCGACCTTATTGCCTTCACCAAAATCGTCGGCGGTCAGTTCTATATTGGGGTGATGCGGCCGGACGGAACCGGCGAGCGTCTGCTCTCCCAGGGCTATCTGGTGGAGGCGCCGACATGGGCGCCGAATGGCCGGGTTCTTATATATTTCAAGCAGTTCCCATCGGATTCTTCTGGCCGAGGGGGTAAAACCAAACTCTACTCCGTTGACCTCACAGGATATAACGAGCGCGAGATTGTCACACCTGTGGATGCTTCCGATCCCGCATGGTCGCCCTTGATTCCTTAG
- a CDS encoding cell envelope integrity protein TolA, which translates to MRTGLSISIGIHVAVFAFAWFGLPQLRNDDILPEQLVIVDMVDISEVTNTPTAAVEPEKVEEPKPEEPEPEAPKPAPPPPEPAAPPPPPPPAPTPEPAPEPVVEAPEPEPAPIPKPAPEKAPEPEKVAQAPAPAPKPRPKPRAPEPTPKEAETKPKKDDKKLDFSRLLKTLEKTEPAQPAKPEEEKPKKKADPLKDVLAKLQAPARSRSDKAFDPENKVSISEIDAVRRQIAQCWNVPAGAKDAEDLYIEIALQMGADGTVRDARIVDQARLSRDGFFRSAAESARRAVLSCGKLPLPPEKYESWKNITMTFNPRDLL; encoded by the coding sequence ATGCGCACCGGGCTCTCCATATCCATCGGCATCCATGTTGCGGTGTTCGCATTTGCATGGTTCGGCCTGCCCCAACTTCGGAATGACGATATCCTTCCGGAGCAACTGGTCATTGTCGACATGGTGGATATTTCGGAAGTAACAAACACGCCGACGGCGGCCGTCGAGCCCGAGAAGGTCGAAGAGCCGAAGCCCGAGGAGCCGGAACCCGAAGCCCCGAAGCCTGCGCCCCCACCACCTGAGCCGGCAGCACCGCCTCCTCCTCCGCCCCCGGCTCCTACACCGGAACCTGCGCCTGAGCCGGTTGTCGAAGCGCCCGAGCCGGAACCTGCGCCGATCCCGAAGCCCGCGCCCGAGAAGGCGCCTGAGCCGGAGAAGGTTGCGCAGGCCCCGGCACCCGCGCCGAAACCGCGCCCCAAGCCGCGCGCGCCGGAGCCGACGCCGAAAGAAGCTGAGACGAAGCCGAAAAAAGATGACAAGAAGCTCGATTTCTCGCGCCTGCTGAAGACGCTTGAGAAGACGGAGCCCGCACAGCCGGCGAAACCGGAAGAAGAAAAGCCGAAGAAAAAGGCCGATCCCTTGAAGGATGTGCTCGCCAAACTGCAGGCACCGGCTCGCAGCCGGTCCGACAAGGCGTTCGATCCGGAGAACAAGGTCTCGATCAGTGAGATCGACGCAGTGCGCCGACAGATCGCGCAATGCTGGAACGTGCCGGCAGGCGCCAAGGATGCGGAAGACCTCTATATCGAGATTGCCTTGCAGATGGGGGCAGACGGCACCGTGCGCGATGCGCGGATCGTCGACCAGGCACGGCTGTCCCGGGACGGTTTCTTCCGGAGTGCTGCAGAAAGCGCCCGGCGCGCTGTGCTGAGCTGCGGCAAGCTTCCGTTGCCGCCTGAAAAATATGAGTCATGGAAAAACATCACCATGACTTTCAATCCGAGGGATCTGCTGTGA
- the pal gene encoding peptidoglycan-associated lipoprotein Pal, with protein MAMKFLSIVAAGLLVAACSTDQETASQSGGAGSTVPAANQPSTSSASTGAVTAAPGSREEFVAEVGDRVFFGFDKYDLTPEARTTLERQAFWLRKYPSATVTIEGHCDERGTREYNLGLGERRASAAKDYLIALGVDAGRVSTISYGKERPVAFGSNEEAWAQNRRGVTTIN; from the coding sequence ATGGCAATGAAGTTTCTTTCAATCGTGGCTGCGGGTCTCCTCGTCGCCGCGTGCTCGACCGACCAGGAAACGGCGTCCCAGTCGGGCGGCGCGGGCTCGACGGTACCGGCTGCGAATCAGCCCTCGACATCATCAGCCTCTACAGGGGCTGTTACGGCTGCTCCGGGTTCGCGCGAAGAGTTCGTCGCCGAAGTCGGCGACCGGGTGTTCTTCGGGTTCGATAAGTACGACCTGACTCCGGAAGCCCGTACGACGCTTGAGCGTCAGGCTTTCTGGCTGCGCAAGTATCCGAGCGCGACCGTGACCATCGAAGGACATTGCGATGAGCGCGGTACCCGGGAATACAACCTGGGCCTTGGCGAACGCCGTGCCAGTGCAGCAAAAGATTATCTGATCGCGCTTGGCGTCGATGCCGGTCGTGTCAGCACCATCAGCTACGGCAAAGAGCGTCCGGTTGCTTTCGGCAGCAATGAAGAAGCATGGGCACAGAACCGTCGCGGTGTGACCACCATCAATTAA
- the folP gene encoding dihydropteroate synthase, which yields MTNILKEAALMRGLLPSGASVRLAPTGIVRGEMADRLLKAGLGRPLAGGPAAFSAVEIIARSADAIHLLGPAPLDAATVWAEGEGIGTTFDQQLDLISAPRPVLVGLPADRPLIMGIVNVTPDSFSDGGDFAATNDAVDHSFELLMQGADILDLGGESTRPGADPVPVAEELRRVVPVIEGIRRRAGAKRPVISVDTRRPDVMRAALEAGADIVNDVTGLADPESRRIVAEAKVPVMLMHMRGEPQTMQSEAQYDFTPLQMLEELEQRVLEAEQAGIPRERIVVDPGIGFAKNTDQNLEVLARLGLLHGFRCTVLIGASRKKMIANISRDEPAKERVPGSLAIALAGVEQGVQIVRVHDVAETVQALKVWAGIAGRR from the coding sequence ATGACCAACATTCTAAAAGAGGCCGCGCTGATGCGCGGCCTTTTGCCGTCCGGGGCCAGCGTTCGCCTTGCACCGACCGGTATCGTCCGGGGTGAGATGGCGGACCGGCTCCTGAAGGCCGGACTCGGCCGCCCCCTGGCTGGCGGCCCCGCCGCATTCTCCGCCGTCGAGATCATTGCCCGTTCCGCAGATGCCATTCACCTGCTGGGACCTGCCCCGCTTGATGCGGCCACTGTCTGGGCTGAGGGCGAAGGGATCGGCACCACCTTCGATCAACAACTCGACCTCATCAGCGCGCCGCGTCCTGTGCTTGTCGGATTGCCGGCGGATCGCCCCCTGATCATGGGCATCGTCAATGTGACGCCGGACAGTTTTTCCGACGGCGGCGACTTTGCCGCGACCAATGATGCCGTGGATCATTCATTCGAGCTGCTGATGCAAGGCGCGGACATTCTCGATCTCGGCGGGGAGTCCACCCGGCCGGGCGCCGATCCGGTGCCGGTAGCGGAAGAGCTGCGTCGGGTGGTGCCGGTGATCGAGGGTATTCGCCGACGGGCCGGGGCGAAGCGCCCGGTGATCAGCGTCGACACGCGGCGCCCGGACGTGATGCGGGCCGCGCTCGAAGCCGGGGCGGATATCGTCAACGATGTGACCGGGCTGGCCGATCCGGAAAGCCGCCGCATTGTCGCGGAAGCGAAGGTCCCGGTAATGCTGATGCATATGCGGGGCGAGCCGCAGACCATGCAGAGCGAGGCTCAGTACGATTTCACCCCTCTGCAGATGCTGGAGGAGCTGGAGCAACGGGTGTTGGAGGCCGAGCAGGCCGGCATCCCGCGTGAGCGTATCGTCGTTGACCCCGGTATCGGATTCGCCAAGAACACGGACCAGAACCTCGAAGTGCTGGCCCGGCTTGGCCTGTTGCACGGATTCCGCTGCACCGTTCTCATCGGCGCGTCGCGCAAGAAGATGATCGCCAATATCAGCCGGGACGAGCCGGCAAAGGAACGAGTGCCGGGCTCGCTCGCCATTGCCCTTGCCGGTGTGGAGCAGGGCGTCCAGATCGTCCGGGTGCACGATGTTGCCGAGACCGTACAGGCGCTAAAAGTCTGGGCGGGAATCGCCGGTCGGCGGTAA
- the glmM gene encoding phosphoglucosamine mutase: MTRNLFGTDGIRGTANAEPMTAETALRVAMAAGRHFVHSNGRPKTGHRPLAVIGKDTRLSGYMLEPAMVAGFTSIGMDVVLLGPLPTPAVASLTRSLRADLGVMLSASHNPYQDNGIKLFGPDGFKLSDEVEHEIENRIDTLGAEDRASADRLGKVRRLEDAQGRYIEIAKNTFPKGMRLEGLKLVVDCANGAAYKVAPRVLFELGAEVIEIGVSPNGTNINAGCGATAPDAMCKAVTENGAHLGIALDGDADRLIMADEHGRIIDGDQIMGLIATSWAEAGLLRGKALVTTVMSNLGLEQYLEGIGVAMHRTKVGDRYVLEHMQSGGFNLGGEQSGHMIMSEHATTGDGLIAALQVLAVLISSEKPMSEVASVFTPLPQLLKNVRYTGAPPLEGESVKTAIREGEARLAGTGRVLIRKSGTEPLIRVMAEGADEKLVADVVNDIALEIERAAG; encoded by the coding sequence ATGACCAGAAATCTCTTCGGAACCGACGGCATCAGAGGCACCGCAAATGCCGAGCCGATGACAGCCGAGACAGCGCTTCGCGTGGCCATGGCGGCCGGCCGTCACTTCGTGCACAGCAACGGCAGGCCGAAGACCGGACACCGGCCGCTGGCGGTGATCGGCAAGGACACGCGGCTCTCGGGCTACATGCTGGAGCCGGCAATGGTGGCGGGGTTCACCTCGATCGGGATGGATGTGGTGCTGCTTGGCCCGCTTCCCACCCCGGCCGTGGCGAGCCTGACCCGCTCCCTGCGGGCCGATCTCGGCGTCATGCTCTCCGCCTCGCACAATCCCTATCAGGATAACGGCATCAAGCTGTTTGGCCCGGACGGCTTCAAGCTGTCGGACGAGGTCGAGCACGAGATCGAGAACCGGATCGACACGCTGGGCGCCGAGGATCGGGCATCTGCCGACAGGCTTGGCAAGGTGCGCCGGCTTGAGGACGCGCAGGGCCGTTATATCGAGATTGCCAAGAATACGTTCCCGAAGGGCATGCGGCTCGAGGGCCTGAAGCTGGTGGTCGATTGCGCCAACGGTGCCGCCTACAAGGTCGCGCCGCGCGTTCTGTTCGAGCTTGGCGCCGAGGTGATCGAGATCGGTGTGTCCCCCAACGGCACGAATATCAATGCCGGCTGCGGTGCCACGGCCCCGGATGCCATGTGCAAGGCGGTGACGGAGAATGGTGCGCACCTGGGCATCGCGCTGGATGGCGATGCGGATCGTCTGATCATGGCGGACGAGCATGGCCGGATCATCGACGGTGACCAGATCATGGGGCTGATAGCGACGTCCTGGGCGGAAGCCGGTCTGCTGCGCGGCAAGGCGTTGGTCACCACCGTGATGAGCAATCTCGGGCTGGAGCAATATCTTGAGGGCATCGGCGTTGCCATGCACCGCACCAAGGTGGGCGATCGCTATGTGCTGGAGCATATGCAGTCCGGCGGCTTCAATCTTGGCGGCGAGCAGTCCGGCCATATGATCATGAGCGAGCATGCGACGACCGGCGACGGGCTGATCGCGGCGCTTCAGGTGCTGGCGGTGCTGATTTCGTCCGAAAAGCCGATGAGCGAGGTCGCCTCGGTCTTCACGCCCTTGCCGCAGTTGCTGAAGAATGTGCGCTACACAGGTGCACCGCCGCTGGAAGGCGAGTCCGTGAAGACGGCTATCCGTGAGGGCGAGGCGCGTCTGGCCGGGACGGGACGGGTCCTGATCCGCAAATCAGGTACCGAACCTCTGATCCGTGTCATGGCCGAAGGCGCGGACGAAAAGCTCGTCGCGGATGTGGTGAACGATATTGCACTGGAGATCGAACGTGCCGCAGGCTGA